A genomic segment from Sphingomonas astaxanthinifaciens DSM 22298 encodes:
- a CDS encoding RsmB/NOP family class I SAM-dependent RNA methyltransferase gives MTPAARAQAAIEILDSVIASARDDGAPADALVSAYFKTRRYAGSKDRRAVRELVFQAIRHAGETPASGRAALLPLAAELFDGSPHGPAVPTGGEPRAVPGVVPEWLVPLLSPLVAPAEWPALTERAPLDLRANLARTTRDAMAAHFGAEPTPLSPWGLRLPPDAAVSADPVFADGLVEVQDEGSQLIALACEPADGRTYVDLCAGAGGKALALASAAPTARVIACDTNLQRLRKLAPRAERAGATVETRLLDLPREAEALADLHGQADCVLVDAPCSGSGTWRRNPEGRWRLTPERLGRLTALQARVLDLAAPLVKPGGTLVYAVCSLLAREGAQQAAAFLSRHSAFSPMDIGLDVGRSDGVGRLLTPGHDRTDGFFIARFRST, from the coding sequence ATGACCCCCGCCGCCCGGGCCCAGGCCGCGATCGAGATCCTCGATTCCGTGATCGCCTCCGCGCGGGACGATGGCGCGCCCGCCGACGCGCTCGTCTCGGCCTATTTCAAGACCCGCCGCTATGCCGGATCGAAGGACCGGCGCGCGGTGCGCGAGCTTGTCTTCCAGGCGATCCGTCACGCGGGCGAGACCCCGGCGAGCGGCCGCGCGGCGCTGCTCCCGCTGGCGGCCGAGCTGTTCGATGGCAGTCCGCATGGTCCCGCCGTCCCGACCGGGGGCGAGCCGCGCGCCGTGCCCGGCGTCGTGCCCGAGTGGCTCGTCCCCCTGCTGTCGCCGCTGGTTGCCCCCGCCGAATGGCCCGCGCTGACCGAGCGCGCGCCGCTCGACCTGCGCGCCAACCTCGCCCGCACGACCCGTGACGCCATGGCGGCGCATTTCGGCGCCGAGCCGACCCCGCTCAGCCCCTGGGGGCTGCGCCTTCCTCCCGACGCCGCGGTCAGCGCCGATCCCGTCTTCGCGGACGGCCTCGTCGAGGTGCAGGACGAGGGCAGCCAGCTGATCGCGCTCGCCTGCGAGCCCGCGGACGGCCGGACCTACGTCGACCTCTGCGCCGGGGCAGGGGGCAAGGCACTCGCGCTCGCCAGTGCCGCGCCGACCGCCCGGGTCATCGCCTGCGACACCAACCTCCAGCGCCTGCGCAAGCTCGCTCCCCGCGCCGAGCGGGCCGGGGCGACCGTCGAGACCCGGTTGCTCGATCTTCCCCGCGAGGCCGAGGCGCTGGCCGATCTTCACGGCCAGGCCGATTGCGTGCTGGTCGACGCGCCCTGCTCGGGTTCGGGCACCTGGCGCCGCAATCCCGAGGGGCGCTGGCGGCTGACCCCCGAGCGCCTAGGCCGCCTCACCGCCTTGCAGGCGCGCGTCCTCGACCTCGCCGCCCCATTGGTGAAGCCCGGCGGCACCCTCGTCTATGCGGTCTGCTCCCTGCTGGCGCGCGAAGGGGCGCAGCAGGCCGCGGCCTTCCTCAGCCGCCATTCAGCATTTTCGCCTATGGATATCGGTCTGGACGTCGGGCGTTCGGATGGGGTGGGCCGGCTTCTCACCCCGGGACACGACCGAACCGACGGCTTTTTCATCGCGCGGTTCCGGTCTACATGA
- a CDS encoding tetratricopeptide repeat protein: protein MIGSDWKDVLMRLLPIAVALGIAAATISSSGGTQVLDAQLNPQSLTWQKAGEAALAAGNFQAADDALETALVLDPRNRGAFVALARVAQRQKLYGQAIRMTAKALALEPNDTVALGVQGEAMVEQGAVARAQQNLAKIRQLCGAKPCAPATSLAAAIQRGPALAVKSETPTAPKKN, encoded by the coding sequence ATGATCGGTTCCGACTGGAAGGATGTGCTGATGCGCCTGTTGCCGATTGCTGTTGCCTTGGGAATTGCAGCGGCGACCATTTCCAGTTCGGGCGGCACGCAGGTGCTCGACGCGCAGCTCAATCCCCAGTCGCTCACCTGGCAGAAGGCGGGCGAGGCCGCGCTTGCCGCGGGCAATTTCCAGGCCGCCGACGACGCGCTCGAGACCGCGCTCGTGCTCGATCCGCGCAATCGCGGCGCCTTCGTCGCGCTCGCCCGCGTCGCGCAGCGCCAGAAGCTCTACGGCCAGGCGATCCGCATGACCGCCAAGGCGCTCGCGCTCGAGCCCAACGACACGGTCGCGCTTGGCGTCCAGGGCGAAGCCATGGTCGAGCAGGGAGCGGTGGCCCGCGCCCAGCAGAATCTCGCCAAGATCCGCCAGCTCTGCGGCGCCAAGCCCTGCGCGCCCGCGACCTCGCTTGCCGCCGCCATCCAGCGCGGCCCCGCGCTGGCGGTGAAGAGCGAGACCCCGACGGCCCCTAAGAAGAACTGA
- the rsmA gene encoding 16S rRNA (adenine(1518)-N(6)/adenine(1519)-N(6))-dimethyltransferase RsmA: protein MRSTAEVTALPPLREVIARHGLTATKALGQNFLLDRQLLARIAAIPGDLTDAAAYEVGPGPGGLTGALLDAGARVTAVERDRRCIPALAELGDLFPGRLTVLEDDALRIDEEALVGRGAHVVSNLPYNVGTALLLRWLAAEWRPWWASLTLMFQKEVAERIVAGPGDEAYGRLAVAAQWRASPRIALPVHRSAFVPPPKVASAVVHIVPADAPEGVDHAVLERLTAAAFGQRRKMLRQSLKGVPDALDALASLGIAAERRAETVSVAEWIALAAALSSS, encoded by the coding sequence GTGCGCTCAACGGCTGAGGTGACCGCGCTTCCCCCGCTGCGCGAGGTGATCGCCCGCCATGGCCTGACCGCGACCAAGGCGCTGGGTCAGAATTTCCTGCTCGATCGCCAGCTGCTCGCGCGGATCGCCGCCATCCCGGGCGACCTCACCGATGCCGCCGCTTACGAGGTGGGCCCCGGTCCCGGCGGGCTGACCGGCGCTTTGCTCGATGCCGGCGCGCGGGTGACGGCGGTCGAGCGCGACCGGCGCTGCATCCCGGCCCTGGCTGAGCTCGGCGACCTCTTCCCCGGCCGGCTGACCGTGCTCGAGGACGATGCGCTGCGGATCGACGAGGAGGCGCTGGTCGGACGCGGCGCGCATGTCGTCTCCAACCTCCCTTATAATGTCGGAACAGCGCTGCTGCTGCGCTGGCTGGCGGCCGAGTGGCGGCCGTGGTGGGCGAGCCTCACCCTCATGTTCCAGAAGGAAGTCGCCGAGCGAATTGTCGCGGGGCCCGGCGACGAGGCCTATGGCCGGCTTGCGGTCGCGGCGCAGTGGCGGGCGAGCCCGCGAATTGCGCTTCCCGTCCACCGCTCCGCCTTCGTCCCGCCGCCCAAGGTCGCCTCGGCGGTAGTGCATATCGTGCCGGCTGACGCGCCCGAGGGGGTCGATCATGCGGTGCTCGAGCGGCTGACGGCGGCCGCCTTCGGCCAGCGGCGCAAGATGCTGCGGCAGAGTTTGAAGGGCGTCCCCGATGCGCTCGACGCGCTCGCCAGCCTCGGCATCGCGGCCGAGCGGCGGGCGGAGACGGTCAGCGTCGCCGAATGGATCGCGCTGGCCGCTGCGCTCAGTTCTTCTTAG
- the pdxA gene encoding 4-hydroxythreonine-4-phosphate dehydrogenase PdxA, with product MNSPLPPLAVSLGDPAGIGPEVVAKCWDSRHALGLPPFVAVGDPRSLSEIWDGPIAIVTDPREVAPAFDQGLPLLAVAAAGASVAGQPTTAGAHCSLDSLELAVGLARSGSCAAVVTGPVAKHQLYAIGFTHPGQTEFVAERCGVSPGNVAMMLAGPTLRTVPVTTHVALRDVPDMLSPALIEARARATLRGLQRQFGIEEPRLAVAGLNPHAGENGALGREEIELIAPAIETLRAEGWLVEGPLPADTMFHASARARYDAALCMYHDQALIPLKALHFEEGVNLTLGLPIVRTAPDHGTAFDIAGEDRADPRAMAAAIRMAASCARYRALNG from the coding sequence ATGAATTCGCCCCTGCCCCCGCTCGCGGTGTCGCTCGGCGACCCGGCCGGGATCGGTCCCGAAGTCGTCGCCAAATGCTGGGACAGCCGCCACGCGCTCGGCCTCCCGCCCTTCGTGGCGGTCGGCGATCCGCGCAGCCTGTCCGAGATCTGGGACGGGCCGATCGCGATCGTCACCGACCCGCGCGAGGTGGCCCCGGCGTTCGACCAGGGCCTCCCCCTCCTCGCGGTCGCCGCCGCCGGGGCCAGCGTTGCTGGCCAGCCGACCACCGCCGGGGCGCATTGCAGCCTCGACAGCCTCGAGCTGGCGGTCGGGCTCGCCCGTTCGGGCTCCTGCGCGGCGGTGGTGACGGGACCGGTCGCCAAGCACCAGCTCTACGCGATCGGCTTCACCCATCCCGGCCAGACCGAGTTCGTCGCCGAGCGCTGCGGGGTGTCGCCGGGCAATGTCGCGATGATGCTCGCCGGCCCGACGCTCCGGACCGTGCCGGTCACCACCCATGTTGCGTTGCGCGACGTCCCCGACATGCTCAGCCCGGCGCTGATCGAGGCGCGGGCGCGCGCGACCCTGCGCGGACTCCAGCGCCAGTTCGGGATCGAGGAGCCGCGGCTGGCGGTGGCCGGGCTCAACCCGCATGCCGGCGAGAATGGCGCGCTCGGCCGCGAGGAGATCGAGCTGATCGCCCCGGCGATCGAAACGCTTCGGGCCGAGGGCTGGCTGGTCGAGGGACCGCTTCCGGCCGACACCATGTTCCATGCCAGCGCCCGCGCCCGCTATGACGCCGCGCTCTGCATGTATCACGACCAGGCACTGATCCCCCTGAAGGCGCTGCACTTCGAGGAGGGCGTGAACCTGACGCTGGGCCTGCCGATCGTCCGCACCGCGCCCGACCACGGCACCGCCTTCGACATCGCCGGCGAGGACCGCGCCGACCCGCGCGCGATGGCGGCCGCGATCCGGATGGCGGCGAGCTGCGCGCGCTATCGTGCGCTCAACGGCTGA